The DNA window CGCCTGCCAGATCGCGTCATACAGGCCCGCGCTGCGGATTTCCTCCAGATAGATGGCGTCGGCCTTGCGCAATATGTCGCAACGTTCCTTGGTCACTTCGCCGGGGATGCGGATGGCGAGGCCGGGGCCGGGGAAGGGGTGGCGGCCGACGAAGATGTCGGGCAGCCCCAGTTCCCTGCCGAGCACGCGCACTTCGTCCTTGAACAGTTCGCGCAACGGCTCGACCAGCTTCATGTTCATGCGTTCGGGCAGGCCGCCGACATTATGGTGCGACTTGATCGTCACCGAAGGGCCGCCGGTGAAGCTGACGCTTTCGATCACGTCGGGATAGAGCGTGCCCTGCGCCAGGAAGTCCGCGCCGCCGATCTTCGCCGCTTCCTCCTCGAACACGGCGATGAACTCGCCGCCGATGAACTTGCGCTTCTTTTCAGGATCGGTGAGGCCCGCGAGGCCACCGAGGAAGCGCTCCTCCGCGTTCACATGCACCAGCTTGATGCCATAATGTTCGCGGAACAGGCTGACGACCTGCTCCGCTTCGCCCAGCCGCATCAGGCCATGGTCGACGAACACGCAGGTAAGCTGATCGCCGATCGCCTCGTGGATCAGCACCGCCGCTACCGCCGAATCGACGCCGCCCGACAGGCCGCAGATGACGCGCCCTTCGCCGACCTGCTCGCGGATTTCGGCGATCTTGGTCGCGCGGAACTCCGCCATCGTCCAGTCGCCCGCCAGCCCGCAGACATGGCGCACGAAATTGGCGAGCAGCTTCGCGCCGTCGGGCGTATGGACGACTTCCGGGTGGAACTGCGTGGCGTAGAAGCGCTTTTCCTCGTTCGCCGTGATGGCATAGGGCGCGCCGTCGCTGACCGCGACGACCTCGAACCCCGGCGCCAGTTGCGTCACCTTGTCGCCATGGCTCATCCACACCTGATGGCGCTCACCCTCGCTCCACAGGCCGTCAAACAGGGCGCAGCCCTTCTTCACTTCGATGAAGGCACGGCCGAACTCCCCGCTCTCTCCGCCTTCGACATTGCCGCCGAGCTGCTGCATCATCGTCTGCTGGCCGTAGCAGATGCCGAGGATGGGCACTCCGGCGTCGAAGAAATTCTGCGGCGCGCGGGGGCTGTCTTCCCACATGACCGAAGCCGGACCGCCCGACAGGATGATGCCCTTCGGCTTCAGCCGCTCGAAGGCTTCGGCGGCGGCGTTGAAGGGGGCGATTTCGGAATAGACGCCTGCCTCGCGCACGCGGCGGGCGATGAGCTGCGTCACCTGGCTGCCGAAATCCACGATGAGGATATTATCCTGAAGGGGCAGCGTCATCGAATCGCCTTTGGCTGGAGGGTGTAAGGGATTCGCGCCCGGTTAGTGGTCCGCCACGCCCTTGTCCAGCGCGGCATCCCGCCCGCGCCCCGCCACATGCCCCAGCAGCGCCGCTCCCGCCAGCACCGCCGCCGCGATCAGGAAAGCCGTGCCGATGAAGGGCAGGGCAGGGCGGGGGCCGACCGACAGCGAATAGACCGCGCCGAAAAACAGCGGCGATACGATGCCCGCGATCGACCCAACGCTGTTGTTCGCGCCCTGCAACTGGCCCTGCTCGCTTTCCGACACGCGCTGCGTCATCAGCGACTGGATCGTCGGCATCGCAAGACCCCAGAGCGCGTTGGGGAACATCGCCGCGACGAACAGCCATCCGGTCGGCGCCAGTCCCATGCACGCCACGCCCACCGCCCCGAACGCCAGCCCGATCACCATCGTCGCGCGGTCGCCCAGCCGCCTGACCACCGGCCCCACCAGCACGCCCTGCACCCCCATGTCGAGCAGGCCGACCATCGCCAGCAGCGACCCCACCTGCCATGCGCCCCAGCCATAGCGGTCGCCCGCATAGAGCACGAACACCGCCGAAAAGAGATGATGGGCAAAATAGAGCAGGAAGTTGACGACCGCGAGGCTCGAAAGCTCCGGGTGGGATCGCAGCAGCCTCAGCGCGCCGAACGGATTGGCCCGCCGCCAGCCGAACGCCATGCGCCTGTCGGCGGCCAGCGACTCGGGCAGCACGAACAGGCCATAGAGGAAAGCGAGGGCGGAGAGCGCCGCGGCCGCCCAGAAGGGCGCGCGCAGCGACACCTCGCCCAGCACCCCGCCGATCAGCGGCCCCGCGACGAAGCCCGCGCTGAACGCCGCGCCGATGAGGCCATAGCCGCGCGCCCGCTGTTCCGGCGGCGTGATGTCCGCCATATAGGCGAAGGCGGACGTGAAGCTGGAAGAGGTGACGCCCGCCAGCAGCCGCCCCAGCGCCAGCCACCAGAGGCTTGGCGCCAGCGCCATCAGCACATAATCGAGCGCAAGTCCTGCGACCGAAATCAGGATCACCGGCCGCCGCCCGAACCGGTCGGACAGCGATCCGATCACCGGCGAGCACAGGAACTGCATCCCCGCCCACAGCGCGACGAACAGGCCGTTCCACATCCCCGCCGCCGCATCCGATCCCGACAGCGTTTCGATGAGGCGCGGCAGCACCGGGATGGTGATCCCCATCGACATGACGTCGAGCAGCGCCGTCACCAGAATGAAGGCGATGGCGGCGGTGCGGCGCGAGGAGGAGATGACGGACATGGGCCGGAGCTACCCTCCATCCGCCGCGATGGAAAGTGAAAGCGCCCCGATCAGTCGGGCCGCGCCCTGAGCGTAAGGCCGGTGAAGCGCGCGGCGAAGGCGTAGCTGTCGGCATATTCGTCGATCAGCTTGTCGATGGGTTTCCCGGTGCCGTGCCCGCTGCGGCTGTCGACGCGCAGCAGGCGCGGGCGCGCGCCCAGATCGGCGGCCTGGAGCGCGGCGGCATATTTGAAACTGTGCGCGGGCACGACGCGGTCGTCGGTGTCGGCGGTGGACACGAGGATCGCGGGATAATCGCGCCCGCCCAGAATATTGTGATAGGGCGAATAGCCGTAGAGCAGCGGAAAATCCTTCTCGCTCTCGGGCGATCCGTAATCGTCGATCCAGTAACGCCCGGCGGTGAACCGGTCGAAGCGCAGCATGTCCATCACGCCCACCGCCGGCAGCGCCGCGGCGAACAGGTCGGGCCGCTGGTTGACGACCGCGCCGACCAGCAGCCCGCCGTTCGACCGCCCCTCGATCGCCAGCCCGCCCGGCGGCGTGAACCCGGTCGCCTTCAGCCATTCGGCCGCCGCGATGAAATCGTCGAACACATTCTGTTTGTTCGCGCCGCGCCCGGCTTCGTGCCATGCCTTGCCGAACTCGCCTCCGCCGCGCAGATTGGCGATGGCATAGACGCCGCCCTGTTCCAGCCACGCCATCCGCATCGCCGAATAGCCCGGCGTCAGGCTGATGTTGAAACCGCCATAGCCGTAAAGGATCGTCGGCGCGGCGATGGCATGGTCCGCCAGCGCTTTCTTGCGCAGGATGGTGATGGGGATGGGGGTGCCGTCCTTTGAGGGATAGACACGCTGTTCCACGCCATAATCGTCGGGGTCGAAGGGAAGGTCGGGCTGCGCGAACAGGGCGATCTGGCGCGTCGCCGTGTCGAAACGGTAGATGCTCGCGGGTGTCACGAAACCCGAGAAGCTGAAGAAGGTTTCCGGATCGCCCTCCCGCCCGCCAAAGCCCGCCGCCGTGCCATAGCCGGGCAGCGGCACGTCGCCTGCCTTGCGCCCGTCCAGTTCCACCAGTTCGGCGACGGTCTTGCCGTCATACATGTAGGCGAGGATCAGCCGGTCGCCGACCAGCGATCCGCCGACCAGCGTTTCGGGCCGTTCGGCGATCATCCCCTGCGGGCGGCGGCCCGGATGCGCCGCGTCGAAGGTGACGAGCCGGAAATGAGGCGCGCCCTTGTCGGTGACGAAGTAGAGCGTCGCCCCCTTGCTGCCGATCAGCCGCCAGTCGTTGCGCAGCCCGCGCACCAGCGGTCGGGGCGTTGCCGGGCCGCCGGTCAGGGGCGCGACGCGGATTTCGCGGCCGGGCGCCATGCCCTCGAACGAACTGATGACCAGCCACTGCCCGTCCGAAGTCACCTGCGCCTGATGGCTGAGTTCGGGGCGGTCGGGCGTGGCGTAGACCAGCCGGTCCTCCGCCTGATCGGTGCCGACACGGTGATAGAAAATCCGCTGCCCTTCATTGGCGGACCGGAACGCCTCGCCCTCCTGCGGCTGGGGAAAGCGCGAGTAGAAAAAGCCCCCGCCCCGCCCGTCCCACGCGATCTGGGAGAATTTGATCCACCGCACCCTGTCGTCCAGCGGCTTGCCCGTTGCGACATCGAGCAGCCGGATGGTGCGCCAGTCGCTGCCCGCTTCCTGCACCGCATAGGCAAGGACGCGGCCATCGGGGGAGGGGGTCCACTCCGCCAGCGCGACCGTTCCGTCCTTCGACCAGTCGTTTGGGTCGAGCAGCCGCCGCTCCGCTCCGGTCAGGCCGTCGCGGACATAGAGCGGGGTCTGGTTCTGGAGACCCTTGTTGTAACCGTAGAAATAGCGCCCGCCCGCCTTGCGCGGCACGGTGTAGCGGCCATGGGCGAACAGCGCCTGCATCCGGCTCTTGAGCGCGTCGCGTCCCGGCAGGCTGTCGAGATAGCGGCGGGTGAGCGCATTTTCCTGGGCCACCCAGTCGGCGACCGCCGGGTCCGACCGCAGGTCGTTCTCCAGCCAGCGATAGGGATCGGCGACCTTGGTGCCGAAATGATCCTCGACCAGATCGAGCCTCTTCGCCGCCGGATAGCGCAGCCCGTCGCGGATATCCTTCGCCGCGTGGATAGCGGCGGCGTCCGGTTCGGCCAGCGCTGGCGATCCTGCCAGCATCAGCGCGGCGATCAGCGCGGCCCGCATCCTCTTATCCCATGTCTTTCAAAACGAAACAGGCCGCAGCTCTAGTGAGCCGCGGCCTGCGGGTAAAGATTATCGTTCCGCCACCGGGGCGAAACCGCAGCGATCAGGCCGCTTCCAGCTCGTCTTCGTCGGCGTTCTGGACCGGGCCCGAATCCTGACCCTTGGCGTCGACATCGCGGTCCACCAGTTCGATGATCGCGATGGGCGCAGCGTCCGACGCGCGGAAACCGGCCTTGATGATGCGGGTATAGCCGCCGTTGCGGTCCTTGTAGCGCTCGGCCAGAACCTCGAACAGCTTGGTGAGCTGCGCATCGTCCTGCAGGCGGGCGTGGGCAAGGCGACGGTTCGACAGGCCGCCCTTCTTGGCCAGCGTGATGAGCTTTTCGACGTAGGGACGCAGTTCCTTCGCCTTGGCCGTGCCGGTCAGGATCTGCTCATGCTTGATGAGCGAGGCGGCGAGGTTGCGGAGCAGGGCGGTGCGATGACCGGCGCTGCGCTGGAGCTTGCGATGACCAACCTTGTGACGCATGTGTCTTTCCTTCGTTCGTTAAAGGCCCGTATGAGGTAGCCCAGACCCGGCCCACTTGAGGGGGAGCCTTTACCCTTTTCCTCCCCGAGCTTGTCTCGGGGAGGGGGACCGCCGCGAAGCGGTGGTGGAGGGGCGCAGGCCTCTTGGCACTGTGCCAGGCTCATGATGCCCCTCCGTCAGGCCTTCGGCCTGCCACCTCCCCGAGCTTGTCTCGGGGAGGATGGATCAGCCCAGCAGCTCCTGTTCGAGCTTCTTGGCCATTTCCTCGATATTCTCCGGCGGCCAGCCGGGGATGTCCATGCCAAGGCGCAGGCCCATGGACGACAGCACTTCCTTGATTTCGTTCAGCGACTTGCGGCCGAAATTGGGGGTGCGCAGCATCTCGGCTTCGGTCTTCTGGACCAGATCGCCGATATAGATGATGTTGTCGTTCTTGAGGCAGTTGGCCGAGCGGACCGACAGTTCCAGTTCGTCCACCTTCTTGAGCAGGTAGCGGTTGATCTGGTTGGTGTCGCTTTCGCCTTCCGACGAAGCGGCGGCCGCCGCATGGCTCGCCGAAGGACCGGCGACGGGCAGCGCGTCCTCGAAGTGGACGAAGAGCTGGAGCTGGTCCTGAAGGATGCGCGCGG is part of the Sphingobium amiense genome and encodes:
- the guaA gene encoding glutamine-hydrolyzing GMP synthase; this encodes MTLPLQDNILIVDFGSQVTQLIARRVREAGVYSEIAPFNAAAEAFERLKPKGIILSGGPASVMWEDSPRAPQNFFDAGVPILGICYGQQTMMQQLGGNVEGGESGEFGRAFIEVKKGCALFDGLWSEGERHQVWMSHGDKVTQLAPGFEVVAVSDGAPYAITANEEKRFYATQFHPEVVHTPDGAKLLANFVRHVCGLAGDWTMAEFRATKIAEIREQVGEGRVICGLSGGVDSAVAAVLIHEAIGDQLTCVFVDHGLMRLGEAEQVVSLFREHYGIKLVHVNAEERFLGGLAGLTDPEKKRKFIGGEFIAVFEEEAAKIGGADFLAQGTLYPDVIESVSFTGGPSVTIKSHHNVGGLPERMNMKLVEPLRELFKDEVRVLGRELGLPDIFVGRHPFPGPGLAIRIPGEVTKERCDILRKADAIYLEEIRSAGLYDAIWQAFAVLLPVRTVGVMGDYRTYDSVCAVRAVTSTDGMTADIYPFDAAFLSRVATRIINEVKGINRVVYDYTSKPPGTIEWE
- a CDS encoding prolyl oligopeptidase family serine peptidase produces the protein MRAALIAALMLAGSPALAEPDAAAIHAAKDIRDGLRYPAAKRLDLVEDHFGTKVADPYRWLENDLRSDPAVADWVAQENALTRRYLDSLPGRDALKSRMQALFAHGRYTVPRKAGGRYFYGYNKGLQNQTPLYVRDGLTGAERRLLDPNDWSKDGTVALAEWTPSPDGRVLAYAVQEAGSDWRTIRLLDVATGKPLDDRVRWIKFSQIAWDGRGGGFFYSRFPQPQEGEAFRSANEGQRIFYHRVGTDQAEDRLVYATPDRPELSHQAQVTSDGQWLVISSFEGMAPGREIRVAPLTGGPATPRPLVRGLRNDWRLIGSKGATLYFVTDKGAPHFRLVTFDAAHPGRRPQGMIAERPETLVGGSLVGDRLILAYMYDGKTVAELVELDGRKAGDVPLPGYGTAAGFGGREGDPETFFSFSGFVTPASIYRFDTATRQIALFAQPDLPFDPDDYGVEQRVYPSKDGTPIPITILRKKALADHAIAAPTILYGYGGFNISLTPGYSAMRMAWLEQGGVYAIANLRGGGEFGKAWHEAGRGANKQNVFDDFIAAAEWLKATGFTPPGGLAIEGRSNGGLLVGAVVNQRPDLFAAALPAVGVMDMLRFDRFTAGRYWIDDYGSPESEKDFPLLYGYSPYHNILGGRDYPAILVSTADTDDRVVPAHSFKYAAALQAADLGARPRLLRVDSRSGHGTGKPIDKLIDEYADSYAFAARFTGLTLRARPD
- a CDS encoding TCR/Tet family MFS transporter; protein product: MSVISSSRRTAAIAFILVTALLDVMSMGITIPVLPRLIETLSGSDAAAGMWNGLFVALWAGMQFLCSPVIGSLSDRFGRRPVILISVAGLALDYVLMALAPSLWWLALGRLLAGVTSSSFTSAFAYMADITPPEQRARGYGLIGAAFSAGFVAGPLIGGVLGEVSLRAPFWAAAALSALAFLYGLFVLPESLAADRRMAFGWRRANPFGALRLLRSHPELSSLAVVNFLLYFAHHLFSAVFVLYAGDRYGWGAWQVGSLLAMVGLLDMGVQGVLVGPVVRRLGDRATMVIGLAFGAVGVACMGLAPTGWLFVAAMFPNALWGLAMPTIQSLMTQRVSESEQGQLQGANNSVGSIAGIVSPLFFGAVYSLSVGPRPALPFIGTAFLIAAAVLAGAALLGHVAGRGRDAALDKGVADH
- the rplQ gene encoding 50S ribosomal protein L17; the protein is MRHKVGHRKLQRSAGHRTALLRNLAASLIKHEQILTGTAKAKELRPYVEKLITLAKKGGLSNRRLAHARLQDDAQLTKLFEVLAERYKDRNGGYTRIIKAGFRASDAAPIAIIELVDRDVDAKGQDSGPVQNADEDELEAA